Proteins encoded together in one Salvelinus fontinalis isolate EN_2023a chromosome 6, ASM2944872v1, whole genome shotgun sequence window:
- the LOC129856979 gene encoding zinc-binding protein A33-like — protein sequence MAECDWNEEMSEGPFLLQEDLTCPVCKDLYREPVLLSCSHSFCKECLEQSRKVGQRCPVCRKSCDGEQPISNRALMAATESFQKEKRWRGPNAINNVPLCNLHRLELQLYCVKDEEPVCVDCVTLHRTHELLPLNKGAPLCKEELTIKVNILEEKVETFKRMKKKYSNTVDFMKIQTEQAEKQIKAEFERLRQVLCVEEAARLKALADEEEDKRSSMEDRISSLTRDIAALTKLVQTVKREMGAEDLTFLQNFQALKKKAQWPREDPQNPSDALLNMAKHVGSLGYNIWKSMQAHVTCIPVVMDPNTASPWLSMSPDLASVRDSPERQSLPDNPERFDPCVFVLGAEGFRSGKHRWEVHVGDNPKWILGICKESVARKRKFTVSTDRGVWTIGLSKGVYNALTGKRTVLVVESRPERVRVKLNMDKGEVSFWDAGNGGKHLCTFTHKFTERVFPIFGPGLHTTPMEVNPAKVTIHTA from the exons ATGGCTGAATGTGATTGGAATGAGGAGATGTCAGAGGGTCCATTCCTCCTTCAGGAAGATCTGACCTGTCCGGTGTGTAAAGATCTTTACCGGGAGCCCGTGCTTCTTTCATGCAGCCACAGCTTCTGCAAGGAGTGCTTGGAGCAAAGCCGAAAGGTGGGGCAGAGGTGTCCGGTGTGCAGGAAGAGCTGTGACGGGGAGCAACCAATCTCCAACCGGGCGCTGATGGCCGCTACCGAGTCCTTTCAGAAGGAGAAGCGCTGGCGGGGACCGAACGCAATCAATAATGTGCCTCTTTGTAACCTGCACCGGTTGGAGCTTCAACTTTACTGCGTAAAGGACGAGGAGCCCGTGTGCGTTGACTGTGTCACTCTACATCGGACTCACGAGCTGCTGCCACTCAACAAGGGGGCGCCGTTGTGTAAG GAAGAACTGACCATTAAAGTCAACATATTGGAGGAGAAAGTGGAGACCTTCAAGAGAATGAAAAAGAAATACTCTAACACAGTTGATTTCATGAAG ATCcagacagagcaggcagagaaGCAGATCAAGGCAGAGTTTGAGAGGCTCCGTCAGGTGCTGTGTGTAGAGGAGGCTGCCAGGCTGAAGGCCCTggcagacgaggaggaggacaagAGATCCAGTATGGAAGACAGGATCAGCTCCTTGACCCGTGACATCGCTGCCCTCACTAAGCTGGTCCAAACAGTAAAGAGGGAGATGGGGGCGGAGGATTTAACCTTCTTGCAG AACTTCCAAGCCTTAAAGAAAAA AGCCCAGTGGCCTCGTGAAGACCCCCAGAATCCCTCAGATGCTCTCCTGAATATGGCCAAACACGTGGGCTCTCTGGGCTACAACATTTGGAAGAGCATGCAGGCTCACGTCACATGCA tcccagtggtgatggaccctaacacagcctctcccTGGCTTTCCATGTCCCCAGACCTGGCCAGCGTACGGGACAGCCCAGAGCGCCAGTCCCTCCCGGACAACCCTGAGCGCTTCGACCCCTGTGTCTTTGTCCTTGGAGCTGAGGGCTTCCGCTCCGGCAAGCACCGCTGGGAGGTCCATGTGGGAGACAACCCAAAGTGGATCCTGGGAATCTGTAAGGAGTCTGTGGCTCGCAAGAGGAAGTTCACCGTGTCCACAGACAGGGGCGTGTGGACCATCGGGCTGAGCAAAGGGGTGTACAACGCCCTGACTGGCAAACGCACAGTGCTGGTCGTGGAGAGTCGTCCAGAGAGGGTCCGGGTCAAGCTAAACATGGATAAGGGGGAGGTGTCATTTTGGGACGCAGGCAACGGTGGGAAGCACCTGTGCACCTTCACACACAAGTTTACAGAGAGAGTGTTCCCAATATTCGGTCCTGGGCTCCACACCACCCCGATGGAGGTTAACCCGGCCAAGGTGACCATTCATACTGCGTGA